One genomic segment of Thermovibrio guaymasensis includes these proteins:
- the fliF gene encoding flagellar basal-body MS-ring/collar protein FliF has translation MEVKEIQEKFKNFLSKNANPRNIALVLGALAILSIVSFVLIRSSSNQDYAVLYTHLSPDDAGQILSVLQEEKIPYKVVGDGSIILVPKDKVYDVRLKLAAKGLPHGKVVGFEIFDQPKLGITQFQQNIEYIRALEGELERTIKRIDAVRDVKVNIALPRDSIFVRETSEPKASVLVNLWPGKDLTKEQVKAIVFLVSHAVPGLKPENVTVVDNRGRVLTDLIEEESGEEPSKELKIKKQLERDIERKVRELLSRALGSSKVVVSASVEIETGKLERKREIYDPDMTAVVSQRKIQEKETSVKRKPQGPAGTPTNVPPVINTQTQGETLKREKKDVTTNYDVSKTVESTVAPIFKIKRITVGVLVDGKYEEIKEKDGTIKYKFVPRSPQEIKTYEEIVKSAIGYDPKRGDKVTVASIPFESALFAKKEKEKEFPWYYLLAAALVLLGISGVVVFKILKGREEKVPSEIQQVSPELIEQMREKVTQEEGFREVRIENDPIYLKIVEIAKDYPDLIVNVISKWLKEK, from the coding sequence GTGGAAGTAAAGGAAATTCAAGAAAAGTTTAAGAATTTTCTTTCCAAAAATGCCAATCCAAGGAATATAGCTTTAGTTCTTGGGGCTCTCGCTATACTTTCGATTGTTTCCTTTGTTTTAATTAGAAGTAGTTCTAATCAAGACTATGCTGTTCTCTACACACATTTATCTCCAGATGATGCTGGTCAAATCCTTTCTGTCCTTCAGGAAGAGAAGATACCTTATAAGGTTGTTGGTGATGGAAGTATAATTCTGGTTCCTAAGGACAAAGTCTATGATGTAAGATTAAAGCTTGCAGCGAAAGGTTTACCTCACGGTAAAGTTGTAGGTTTTGAAATTTTTGATCAGCCAAAATTGGGTATAACCCAATTTCAACAGAACATAGAATACATTCGGGCCCTTGAAGGGGAGCTTGAAAGAACAATAAAACGTATTGATGCTGTAAGGGATGTGAAGGTCAACATAGCTCTTCCAAGGGATTCAATTTTCGTTAGAGAAACTTCAGAGCCAAAGGCTTCTGTCCTTGTTAACCTATGGCCCGGTAAAGATCTAACTAAAGAGCAGGTTAAAGCGATAGTTTTCCTCGTTTCCCACGCAGTTCCGGGTCTTAAGCCTGAAAACGTTACCGTTGTTGATAATAGAGGAAGGGTATTAACAGACCTAATAGAGGAAGAAAGTGGAGAGGAACCTTCAAAAGAACTTAAGATAAAGAAACAGCTTGAGAGGGATATTGAGAGGAAAGTTAGGGAGCTACTGTCTAGAGCTCTGGGAAGCAGTAAGGTAGTTGTAAGCGCTTCTGTTGAGATTGAGACGGGGAAGTTGGAGAGGAAGAGAGAGATTTATGATCCAGATATGACGGCAGTTGTAAGTCAGAGGAAAATTCAGGAGAAAGAGACCTCAGTTAAGAGGAAGCCTCAGGGGCCTGCAGGAACTCCCACTAACGTTCCTCCCGTTATAAATACCCAAACTCAGGGGGAAACTTTAAAAAGGGAAAAGAAGGATGTTACTACGAATTATGATGTTTCAAAGACTGTAGAGAGTACTGTGGCACCTATATTTAAAATAAAGAGGATTACTGTAGGAGTTTTGGTTGATGGTAAGTATGAGGAGATAAAGGAAAAGGATGGAACTATCAAATACAAGTTCGTCCCACGCTCTCCGCAAGAAATCAAAACTTATGAGGAGATTGTTAAAAGTGCCATAGGGTACGATCCCAAGAGAGGGGATAAAGTGACAGTGGCAAGTATTCCGTTTGAGTCTGCCCTGTTTGCTAAAAAGGAAAAAGAGAAAGAATTTCCCTGGTACTACCTTCTTGCTGCTGCTCTTGTCCTCCTAGGAATTTCTGGGGTGGTTGTTTTTAAAATTCTTAAAGGCAGAGAAGAAAAAGTACCTTCTGAAATCCAGCAGGTTTCTCCTGAGTTAATTGAGCAGATGAGGGAAAAGGTTACTCAAGAAGAAGGATTTCGTGAAGTTAGAATTGAAAACGATCCAATTTACCTTAAAATAGTAGAGATAGCAAAGGATTACCCAGATTTAATAGTAAACGTGATTAGTAAGTGGCTTAAGGAGAAGTAA
- a CDS encoding FliI/YscN family ATPase, producing MKERLRRLPKYRVVGKVEGVKGAVIEARLPKVHIGDFCQVNGSIEAEVVGFRDGKTLLMAYDDTVGITIGTKVEAKLSGLKVGVSPEILGAVIDPFGRVLNDKDFTPTDFIPLKPSPINPLKRGRITQPLDLGIRVINSLLTVGKGQRIGIFAGAGVGKSTLLGMISRFTEADVNVVALIGERGREVREFIEDNLSDGLKRSVIVVATSDMPPLAKIRAAYTACAIAEYFSSKGKDVLLMVDSLTRFAMAQREIGLTVGEPPTSKGYTPSVFSSLAKLIERAGNFVGGGSITGIFTVLVEGDEIALDPVADASVGLLDGHIVLSRELANRRLFPAVDVLKSISRLTPQIVSQDILKLQSLVFELETLYRDNQEVIQLGLYKKGTSPKIDLSIFAHQKLENFIRQGISQRVGIEESFKELSGLVESIIKEGEKYGVRWDL from the coding sequence TTGAAAGAGAGATTAAGAAGACTTCCTAAGTACCGTGTTGTGGGTAAAGTTGAGGGAGTGAAAGGGGCTGTAATTGAAGCTAGACTCCCAAAGGTTCATATAGGGGATTTCTGTCAAGTTAACGGTTCAATTGAAGCTGAGGTTGTCGGCTTTAGGGATGGGAAAACACTTTTAATGGCTTATGATGATACGGTAGGTATAACGATAGGAACTAAGGTGGAGGCGAAACTATCCGGACTAAAGGTTGGAGTTTCTCCTGAAATCCTTGGTGCAGTGATAGATCCTTTCGGAAGAGTTCTTAACGATAAAGACTTTACTCCAACGGATTTCATTCCTTTAAAGCCTTCACCGATTAACCCTTTAAAAAGGGGCAGAATAACTCAGCCTCTTGATCTTGGTATTAGAGTAATAAACAGCCTTTTAACTGTAGGTAAAGGGCAAAGAATTGGAATTTTTGCCGGTGCAGGAGTTGGTAAGAGTACCCTTTTAGGAATGATATCAAGGTTTACAGAGGCAGACGTTAACGTTGTGGCCTTGATAGGAGAAAGGGGAAGAGAGGTTAGAGAGTTTATAGAGGATAACCTTTCTGACGGTTTGAAGCGTTCAGTTATAGTTGTGGCTACTTCTGATATGCCGCCTCTTGCTAAGATAAGGGCTGCTTACACTGCCTGTGCCATAGCTGAGTATTTCTCTTCTAAGGGAAAGGACGTTTTACTTATGGTAGATTCTCTAACCCGATTTGCTATGGCTCAGAGGGAGATAGGGTTGACCGTTGGTGAGCCTCCTACCAGTAAAGGCTATACTCCGTCCGTTTTTTCCTCTTTGGCAAAACTGATAGAGAGAGCGGGTAATTTCGTTGGGGGAGGAAGTATTACCGGAATTTTTACCGTTTTAGTTGAAGGTGATGAGATTGCGCTTGATCCTGTGGCAGATGCTTCAGTCGGTTTGCTTGACGGTCACATAGTTCTTTCAAGGGAACTTGCAAATAGAAGGCTTTTTCCTGCTGTAGATGTTTTAAAGAGTATAAGTAGGCTAACTCCTCAGATAGTCAGTCAGGACATTTTAAAGTTACAGTCTTTAGTGTTTGAGTTAGAAACTCTCTATAGAGATAACCAGGAGGTTATCCAGCTTGGTCTTTATAAAAAGGGAACTTCTCCAAAGATAGACTTGTCAATTTTTGCTCATCAAAAGTTGGAAAACTTTATAAGGCAAGGGATTAGTCAAAGAGTTGGTATTGAAGAGAGTTTTAAAGAGCTCTCAGGATTGGTAGAATCTATTATTAAGGAGGGAGAGAAGTATGGGGTTAGATGGGATTTATAG
- a CDS encoding flagellar hook assembly protein FlgD — MGLDGIYRMSDESKVKVVPANYDNSKMSHEEFLKVLLANIQWQDPLEAQDISQFITNTVKLREMEVLNSFESNIDKIKDTVDAYSLFFASSFIGKSVQYSGNQTYVKEGKGKIQFTLSEPASRVQVFLLDSSGKVVEEKTFTDLFPGTYPVEIDNSSLPDGYYQVVVNAVASDGSSLDAKVESYALVNGVKKGEDGKVYAVTKISEIPIENITAIGG, encoded by the coding sequence ATGGGGTTAGATGGGATTTATAGAATGAGTGATGAGTCAAAGGTCAAAGTTGTTCCGGCCAATTACGACAACTCTAAAATGTCCCACGAGGAGTTTTTAAAAGTTCTCCTTGCAAATATACAGTGGCAGGATCCCCTTGAAGCTCAGGATATAAGCCAGTTTATAACAAATACGGTGAAGCTCAGGGAAATGGAAGTTCTTAATTCATTTGAGAGTAATATAGATAAGATAAAAGATACTGTTGATGCCTATTCACTCTTTTTTGCTTCTTCCTTTATAGGAAAATCTGTTCAGTATTCAGGAAATCAGACTTACGTGAAGGAAGGAAAGGGTAAGATTCAGTTTACTCTTTCAGAACCAGCAAGTCGGGTTCAAGTTTTCCTCCTCGATAGTTCAGGTAAGGTTGTTGAAGAGAAAACTTTTACTGACTTGTTTCCTGGAACTTATCCTGTAGAAATTGATAACTCTTCTCTTCCTGATGGTTACTACCAAGTAGTGGTTAATGCTGTAGCTTCTGATGGTTCCTCACTTGATGCTAAAGTTGAAAGTTACGCTTTAGTTAACGGTGTTAAAAAGGGAGAGGATGGAAAAGTTTATGCTGTTACTAAAATTTCCGAAATTCCTATTGAAAATATAACAGCAATTGGAGGTTAG
- a CDS encoding flagellar hook protein FlgE translates to MLQSFYTAFTGLSADKDWLSVISDNIANVNTVGFKAERAVFEDLLSRSLTTFKNGAPVNREVGGGVFVSATVKDFSQGTFKNTNNPLDLALDGEGFFMVKDKSGVTYYTRNGEFRLDANGDLINMLGMKVQGWMLDDNGNLLGAVSNINIPRDIKPKSTSYVAFKEPSNLDSRAPFIEDNPNTANVDESIFNTANSSTFNYVNAITVYDSLGNPHNLEFYFIHKQDNSGNAFWLVYSAIDGKPVEIPAGSDKFAFLKIQFKPDGTIDEANIKGYGKVSSVTNESQTESADDGKFTLSNSPLVPGSVKVSYNSGNKEIFDDGKGNLIDKSTGDVKGTVDYSNGTIKVFDLAGNGNNNDSINVDYEYYDNTESTNSLDPKKIQTAEVDLKNGAAPIELSLNILPLKQVASDFIFYSEQDGNSKGDLMAVAVSEDGTIKATYTNGKVKDIARLAIATFKDKEMLVRKGSWLYVPNVQTFTPVIMPGGVISKVRSGMLEMSNVDIANEFINLITAQRTYQANARVITTDDQILQETMNIKR, encoded by the coding sequence ATGCTTCAGTCTTTCTACACGGCATTTACAGGTCTTTCAGCAGATAAAGATTGGCTTTCAGTTATCTCAGACAACATAGCTAACGTTAATACTGTAGGCTTCAAAGCAGAAAGAGCCGTTTTTGAAGATCTTCTATCTAGGAGTCTTACTACCTTTAAGAACGGTGCTCCCGTTAACAGGGAAGTTGGGGGAGGAGTTTTTGTAAGTGCAACTGTTAAAGACTTTAGCCAGGGAACCTTTAAGAATACGAATAACCCTCTTGACCTAGCCCTTGATGGTGAAGGTTTCTTCATGGTTAAGGATAAATCTGGAGTGACTTATTACACGAGGAATGGAGAGTTTCGCCTTGATGCTAACGGAGATCTTATCAATATGCTTGGAATGAAAGTTCAAGGATGGATGTTAGATGACAACGGAAATCTTCTAGGGGCTGTTAGTAATATTAATATACCAAGGGACATAAAACCAAAGTCAACTTCTTATGTCGCTTTTAAAGAACCAAGCAATCTTGATTCAAGAGCTCCTTTTATAGAGGATAATCCAAATACTGCAAATGTTGATGAATCCATTTTTAATACAGCTAATTCATCAACTTTTAATTATGTTAATGCAATTACGGTTTATGATTCTTTAGGAAATCCTCATAACTTAGAATTTTATTTCATTCACAAGCAAGATAACTCTGGAAATGCCTTCTGGTTGGTATATTCAGCTATTGATGGAAAACCTGTGGAAATTCCTGCTGGTAGTGATAAATTTGCCTTTTTAAAGATTCAGTTTAAGCCTGATGGTACTATTGACGAAGCGAACATCAAAGGTTATGGAAAAGTTTCATCGGTGACTAATGAATCTCAAACAGAGAGCGCTGATGATGGAAAGTTTACTTTATCAAATTCTCCTTTAGTTCCAGGTAGTGTTAAGGTATCTTATAATAGCGGTAATAAGGAAATTTTTGACGACGGTAAAGGAAATTTAATAGATAAATCAACAGGAGATGTAAAAGGAACAGTTGATTACTCAAATGGTACTATTAAAGTATTTGATTTAGCCGGAAACGGAAATAATAATGATTCTATCAATGTTGACTACGAGTATTATGATAATACTGAAAGTACAAATAGCCTTGATCCTAAAAAAATCCAAACTGCAGAAGTTGATTTGAAAAATGGAGCTGCTCCAATAGAACTTTCTCTCAATATATTACCCTTAAAGCAAGTTGCCTCTGACTTTATCTTCTATTCAGAGCAGGATGGTAACAGTAAAGGTGATCTTATGGCTGTTGCAGTCAGTGAGGATGGTACTATAAAAGCAACTTATACGAACGGAAAAGTGAAAGACATTGCTCGTCTTGCAATTGCTACTTTTAAAGATAAAGAGATGCTCGTTAGAAAAGGAAGCTGGCTTTACGTTCCCAACGTTCAGACCTTTACTCCTGTTATTATGCCAGGAGGGGTTATCTCAAAAGTTAGAAGTGGAATGCTCGAGATGTCAAACGTTGATATAGCTAATGAGTTCATTAACCTTATTACTGCCCAAAGGACTTATCAGGCAAATGCAAGGGTAATAACGACTGACGATCAGATTCTCCAGGAAACGATGAATATCAAGAGATAA
- a CDS encoding flagellar basal body-associated FliL family protein yields the protein MAEEEKQQQEQESKGGKKKLLLILIFLILAAAGGGAAYKFLVLDKKKAETKEKQAERIIEEIKATENVGVMFDLGTFVVNLADPDIERFLKVSIVLELKDQKVQAEAQKRLPEIKDAITTLLLTKKSSEIRTPEGIEFLKEEIAKRVNAILPLGGVKNVYFTEFIIQTG from the coding sequence ATGGCTGAAGAGGAAAAGCAGCAGCAGGAACAGGAGAGTAAAGGCGGAAAGAAGAAGCTACTCTTAATTCTTATCTTTTTGATACTGGCAGCTGCCGGAGGGGGGGCTGCCTATAAATTTTTAGTTCTTGACAAGAAAAAAGCTGAGACTAAAGAGAAGCAGGCAGAGAGGATTATTGAAGAAATAAAGGCTACTGAAAACGTAGGGGTTATGTTTGATCTTGGAACTTTTGTTGTTAACCTTGCAGATCCCGATATTGAGAGGTTTTTAAAAGTTTCTATTGTTTTGGAATTAAAAGATCAGAAAGTTCAGGCGGAGGCACAGAAGAGGCTACCTGAAATTAAGGACGCTATTACAACTTTGCTTCTAACTAAGAAGTCCTCTGAAATTAGAACACCTGAGGGTATAGAATTCCTTAAGGAAGAGATTGCTAAGAGAGTGAACGCTATTTTGCCTTTAGGTGGTGTAAAGAACGTTTACTTTACCGAATTTATAATTCAAACAGGTTAG
- a CDS encoding FliM/FliN family flagellar motor switch protein, translating to MVDKKLERFKDIKLKVSLVLGRKELSLSKVLKLKEGDLITLDTKVEDYLEIYLNDKKFGIGELIVINDKIGLRLVDLV from the coding sequence ATGGTAGATAAGAAGTTAGAGAGGTTTAAGGATATCAAGTTAAAAGTATCTCTTGTTCTGGGGAGAAAAGAACTCTCCCTTTCTAAAGTCTTAAAGTTAAAAGAAGGGGACCTTATTACCCTTGATACCAAAGTTGAAGATTACCTTGAAATTTACCTTAACGATAAGAAGTTCGGCATTGGGGAGCTTATAGTTATTAACGATAAAATTGGTTTGAGGCTCGTTGACCTTGTATAG
- a CDS encoding flagellar biosynthetic protein FliO, translating to MTLYSELQFLLNSLTVIGALVFLYYLINRYGFKFPYNKGGRNLELLEKLPLSGDSGLIVFRAGKRQYLGFYSRGDFKILKEIKDDEDSSTTGFSANDGSRRNS from the coding sequence TTGACCTTGTATAGTGAGCTCCAGTTCCTCCTTAACTCTTTAACTGTAATTGGAGCTTTAGTTTTTCTCTACTATTTAATTAATAGGTACGGTTTTAAGTTCCCTTATAATAAAGGGGGAAGAAATTTAGAACTCCTTGAAAAACTTCCTTTAAGTGGTGACTCTGGCCTTATAGTTTTTCGAGCGGGAAAGAGGCAGTATTTAGGTTTTTACTCAAGAGGAGACTTCAAGATCTTAAAAGAGATAAAAGATGACGAGGATAGTTCTACTACTGGTTTTAGTGCCAACGACGGCTCAAGGAGAAACTCTTAA
- the fliP gene encoding flagellar type III secretion system pore protein FliP (The bacterial flagellar biogenesis protein FliP forms a type III secretion system (T3SS)-type pore required for flagellar assembly.) yields MTRIVLLLVLVPTTAQGETLNQIAQRLGQVDVTLKVLFLLTVLALLPSILIAVTSFTRIVIILSLLRHALGTPQTPPNQVIIAISLFLTLFTMYPTLRKVDQFALKPYLNGEVSDIEAIERAAVPIKEFMLRNTRKEELKLFLDIKRERPSSPKEVSFITLIPAFMVSEVKTAFEFVFVVFLPFILIDLLVASILMSMGMMMIPPMMLSLPFKLILFVVSGGWELLIKSIVESYK; encoded by the coding sequence ATGACGAGGATAGTTCTACTACTGGTTTTAGTGCCAACGACGGCTCAAGGAGAAACTCTTAACCAAATTGCCCAGAGGTTGGGGCAAGTTGATGTTACGTTAAAGGTTCTCTTCTTACTCACTGTCTTAGCCCTTTTACCTTCAATACTTATAGCTGTCACTAGCTTTACAAGGATTGTTATTATTCTCTCCCTTTTAAGGCACGCTTTGGGAACTCCCCAAACACCTCCAAACCAAGTTATCATAGCTATTTCTCTCTTTCTTACCCTCTTTACAATGTATCCAACACTTAGGAAAGTTGATCAATTTGCTCTTAAACCTTATCTGAACGGTGAAGTTTCAGATATTGAAGCGATTGAGAGAGCTGCTGTTCCAATAAAGGAGTTTATGTTAAGGAATACAAGAAAAGAAGAGTTAAAGCTTTTTCTTGATATTAAAAGGGAAAGACCCTCTTCTCCTAAAGAGGTCTCTTTTATTACTCTTATTCCTGCCTTTATGGTTAGTGAAGTTAAGACTGCCTTTGAGTTTGTCTTTGTTGTTTTCCTTCCTTTCATTCTTATAGACCTGCTTGTCGCCAGTATTCTTATGTCAATGGGTATGATGATGATACCTCCTATGATGCTTTCTCTTCCCTTTAAGCTTATACTTTTTGTAGTATCTGGAGGTTGGGAACTTCTAATTAAGTCGATAGTAGAGAGTTACAAATGA
- the fliQ gene encoding flagellar biosynthesis protein FliQ, protein MTVDQVISLGQKMFEVAFLVGTPVLLTTFLVGLVVSIFQAATQIHEMTLTFIPKILVTMVTLYVLGNWILIKLVDYTKENFLYLLQILK, encoded by the coding sequence ATGACGGTAGATCAGGTTATAAGTTTGGGACAGAAAATGTTTGAAGTTGCCTTCTTAGTTGGAACGCCCGTTCTACTAACGACCTTTTTAGTTGGATTGGTTGTGAGTATTTTTCAGGCGGCAACTCAAATTCACGAGATGACTTTGACGTTTATACCTAAGATTTTAGTAACGATGGTTACGCTCTACGTTTTAGGTAATTGGATACTTATTAAGTTAGTTGACTATACAAAGGAAAACTTTTTATACCTCCTCCAGATACTAAAATGA
- a CDS encoding flagellar biosynthetic protein FliR yields the protein MFVFLRLSAFMMAFPFFSTSFIPISVRIILLLSFSFFFSSLILTIFQPPSSLLTFTFLVLKELLVGFLLALVGSIFYAVVLYAAELISYLMGLTVANLFDPTFGMVSVLGRFFAFVFYAVFFATGGEKLFLGALYQSFKFIPPGGVNIGDSLFNFLIKESSLIFTFGFKLAFPFIFALFITNLALALVNRLIPQINVFIVGLPLQVFVGLLALSVGFSVIVYFTVNLVQRYLEDLFRLLEVLKGG from the coding sequence TTGTTCGTTTTCCTTAGGCTTTCAGCCTTCATGATGGCTTTTCCTTTTTTCTCCACTTCTTTTATTCCAATATCTGTAAGGATTATCCTTTTACTATCGTTTTCTTTCTTTTTTTCCTCCCTTATTCTTACTATTTTCCAACCTCCTTCTTCTCTACTAACTTTTACTTTCCTAGTTTTAAAGGAGCTTTTAGTTGGCTTTTTACTTGCATTGGTTGGAAGTATCTTCTACGCAGTTGTTCTCTACGCTGCAGAGCTGATTAGTTACCTTATGGGATTGACAGTTGCCAACCTCTTTGATCCTACCTTTGGAATGGTTTCTGTTTTGGGAAGGTTTTTTGCTTTTGTTTTTTACGCTGTTTTCTTTGCAACCGGTGGTGAAAAATTATTTTTGGGAGCCCTCTACCAGAGTTTTAAATTCATTCCCCCTGGAGGGGTTAACATAGGGGACTCTTTATTTAACTTTCTAATTAAGGAATCTAGCTTAATTTTCACTTTTGGGTTTAAGCTGGCATTTCCCTTTATTTTTGCCCTCTTTATAACGAACCTTGCACTTGCACTTGTTAATAGGCTAATCCCTCAGATTAACGTCTTTATAGTTGGTTTACCTCTGCAAGTATTTGTAGGTTTGCTAGCACTAAGCGTAGGTTTTTCTGTTATTGTTTACTTTACTGTTAACTTAGTTCAGAGGTATCTTGAGGATTTATTTAGGCTGTTGGAGGTCTTAAAGGGTGGCTAA
- the flhB gene encoding flagellar biosynthesis protein FlhB: protein MAKDPSKTEKATPRRRQKAREEGQVLKSQDVPIAATLFFTAIFLYFYLPYLYRNLQALFSYSFSESSYLQLSYMLKLFSYKFFLLILPIFVSLLFVGVFSNLVQFGFLFTVKPLIPKLDNINPVKGLGRVFSLKTFFESVKNTLKLSVAAAVGYFTVKFALSGFYSLPLLPLPSQINMFAKWIVVLFFVFGLLSIPVAAIDFLYRRWEYEENLKMSVQEVKEERKQYEGHPLVKSAIRKKQREIAMRRMMAEVPKADVVITNPTHYAVALKYERGKMYAPKVVAKGVDRVALRIKEIAIESGVPIEENPELARALYSSCDIGDYIPEEFYKVVAKILARIYRSKSSL from the coding sequence GTGGCTAAGGATCCTTCAAAGACGGAAAAGGCGACCCCACGGCGGCGCCAGAAGGCACGGGAAGAGGGTCAAGTACTAAAGAGTCAAGACGTTCCGATAGCAGCAACTCTATTCTTTACGGCAATCTTCCTCTACTTTTACTTGCCTTACTTATATAGAAATTTGCAGGCTCTCTTTTCCTACTCTTTTTCAGAGTCTTCTTACCTTCAGCTTTCTTACATGTTAAAGCTCTTTTCTTACAAGTTTTTTTTACTAATCTTGCCCATTTTCGTTTCCCTTTTGTTTGTTGGTGTCTTTTCAAACCTTGTTCAGTTCGGTTTTCTCTTTACAGTTAAACCTCTCATTCCGAAGCTGGACAACATTAATCCTGTAAAAGGTTTAGGTAGAGTCTTTTCCTTAAAGACCTTCTTTGAGAGTGTAAAAAATACCCTAAAGCTGTCTGTTGCTGCCGCTGTAGGTTATTTTACTGTAAAGTTTGCTCTTTCTGGTTTCTACTCTCTTCCCCTCTTACCCCTTCCCTCTCAAATAAATATGTTTGCAAAGTGGATTGTCGTCCTTTTTTTCGTTTTTGGTCTCCTGTCAATTCCCGTTGCAGCCATTGATTTCCTCTACAGGCGTTGGGAGTACGAGGAGAACCTGAAGATGAGTGTTCAAGAAGTTAAAGAGGAGAGGAAGCAGTATGAGGGACATCCTTTAGTCAAGTCTGCAATAAGGAAGAAGCAGAGAGAGATTGCAATGAGGAGGATGATGGCTGAAGTACCTAAAGCTGACGTCGTAATTACAAACCCTACCCACTATGCTGTTGCCCTAAAGTATGAAAGGGGGAAGATGTACGCTCCTAAAGTTGTGGCTAAAGGAGTTGATAGGGTAGCTTTAAGGATTAAAGAGATTGCCATTGAAAGTGGAGTTCCTATTGAGGAGAACCCTGAACTGGCAAGGGCTCTTTATTCTTCGTGCGATATCGGAGATTACATACCTGAAGAGTTCTATAAAGTTGTCGCTAAGATCCTGGCTAGGATTTATCGGAGTAAGAGCTCTCTTTAA
- a CDS encoding MotE family protein has translation MKGLFTKLFTLLIVLNAMNFPSYAQGKVQFKEAKKEIERLTKLKQEVKKLIEENKKLLEEIKKEREKLKKEREEFERRIKEVEAERYKKLAQMFSKMDPELAGQKISSFTDPKEAAYILYNMKSRKAGEILNYVDPKVVNQIVKILTSIKESSYSDKS, from the coding sequence ATGAAAGGTTTATTTACCAAGCTCTTTACTCTGTTGATCGTACTTAATGCTATGAACTTTCCCTCTTACGCTCAGGGAAAGGTTCAATTCAAAGAAGCAAAAAAGGAAATAGAGAGGTTAACCAAATTAAAACAAGAGGTCAAAAAACTAATAGAGGAGAATAAAAAGTTACTAGAAGAAATAAAGAAAGAGAGGGAGAAACTAAAGAAGGAAAGAGAGGAATTTGAAAGGAGAATCAAAGAGGTAGAAGCTGAGAGGTACAAGAAACTTGCCCAAATGTTTTCAAAAATGGATCCCGAACTTGCAGGCCAAAAAATCTCATCCTTCACGGACCCCAAAGAAGCTGCATATATCCTCTATAACATGAAATCCAGAAAAGCAGGAGAAATTCTAAACTACGTTGACCCTAAAGTTGTTAATCAAATAGTGAAAATTTTAACTTCCATTAAAGAGAGCTCTTACTCCGATAAATCCTAG